From Rudanella lutea DSM 19387, a single genomic window includes:
- a CDS encoding EboA domain-containing protein, with product MDMRPVSSLLFALLEQQPDAERALTWLRQQLDLYRNQPTNAVFYRVFTAMPRFMGKAPVVVSDEMATALAEARPGFQLVDWTMDRLARVWWLLQYPSADRQEYRRSITELFRAAEMNELVALYSALPVLEYPEDWRFQATEGVRNNIADVQAAIMLHNPYPAEQLDEAAWNQLVMKAFFIGKDVTQIQGLWARNNPRLQAILHDFAAERRAAGREVPEHLPKLMSERVIE from the coding sequence ATGGATATGCGACCTGTAAGCTCACTTTTGTTTGCCCTGCTCGAACAGCAGCCCGACGCCGAACGCGCCCTCACCTGGCTTCGGCAGCAACTCGATCTGTACCGTAACCAACCGACCAACGCCGTCTTTTACCGGGTTTTTACGGCCATGCCCCGGTTTATGGGTAAGGCGCCCGTGGTGGTTTCTGACGAGATGGCTACGGCGTTGGCCGAGGCTCGCCCCGGTTTCCAGCTTGTCGACTGGACCATGGATCGGCTGGCCCGCGTGTGGTGGCTGCTTCAGTATCCATCGGCCGACCGGCAGGAGTACCGGCGCAGTATCACCGAACTGTTTCGGGCGGCCGAAATGAACGAACTGGTGGCCCTGTACTCCGCCCTGCCCGTACTCGAATACCCCGAAGACTGGCGTTTTCAGGCTACGGAAGGCGTTCGGAACAATATTGCCGATGTGCAGGCGGCTATCATGCTGCATAACCCATACCCGGCCGAGCAACTCGACGAAGCCGCCTGGAATCAGCTGGTGATGAAAGCCTTTTTTATTGGTAAAGATGTGACGCAGATTCAGGGCTTGTGGGCGCGTAACAACCCCAGGTTGCAAGCGATTCTGCACGACTTTGCCGCCGAGCGCCGGGCCGCCGGACGCGAGGTTCCCGAACATTTACCCAAACTAATGAGCGAAAGAGTGATAGAGTGA
- a CDS encoding TatD family hydrolase, producing MSSFLESIRGMKFFDMHVHMISRTTDDYQAMADAGIVAVLEPAFWLGQPRTGVDSFRDYYASLVGWERFRASQFGIRHYCTMGLNSKEANQEALAEQVMEILPLFIYKEGVVGIGEIGFDDQTPAEEKYYRAQLELAKEANLPVQVHTPHRDKKRGTTRSMDIAIEHGIDPGMVIIDHNNEETVREVLDRGFWAGFTIYPFTKMGNERMVEIVRQYGPDRIMINSAADWGISDPLAVPKTAALMKQNGISDEAIRLVTLENAVTAFAPSGQISLSDFDQPLTIDQSQRFNGSSVLRGGQAPRIDKDSTIIK from the coding sequence ATGTCTTCTTTCTTAGAGTCAATACGGGGCATGAAGTTCTTCGACATGCACGTGCATATGATTTCCCGCACTACCGACGATTATCAGGCGATGGCTGATGCGGGTATTGTGGCCGTTTTGGAGCCGGCGTTCTGGTTGGGGCAGCCCCGTACCGGCGTCGATTCGTTTCGGGATTACTACGCCAGTCTGGTTGGCTGGGAACGGTTCCGGGCGTCGCAGTTTGGTATCCGGCACTATTGTACCATGGGGCTCAACTCCAAAGAAGCCAATCAGGAGGCTTTGGCCGAACAGGTGATGGAGATTCTGCCCCTGTTTATTTACAAAGAGGGCGTGGTGGGTATCGGCGAAATTGGGTTTGACGACCAGACCCCTGCCGAAGAAAAATACTACCGCGCCCAGCTTGAGTTGGCAAAAGAGGCCAACCTGCCTGTGCAGGTACACACCCCCCACCGCGACAAAAAACGGGGAACGACCCGCAGCATGGACATTGCCATTGAACACGGCATTGACCCCGGCATGGTTATCATCGACCACAACAACGAGGAAACCGTACGTGAGGTGCTCGACCGGGGCTTCTGGGCGGGCTTTACCATTTACCCATTCACCAAAATGGGCAACGAGCGCATGGTTGAGATCGTCCGGCAATACGGCCCCGACCGGATCATGATCAACTCGGCTGCCGACTGGGGCATCAGCGACCCGCTGGCGGTGCCAAAAACAGCCGCCCTGATGAAGCAGAACGGTATTTCGGACGAGGCCATCCGGCTCGTGACCCTCGAAAACGCCGTGACAGCCTTTGCCCCCAGCGGCCAGATAAGCCTGAGCGATTTCGACCAGCCCCTCACCATCGACCAGAGCCAGCGTTTCAACGGCTCGTCGGTACTGCGTGGTGGGCAGGCACCCCGTATTGACAAAGATTCAACCATTATCAAATAG
- the eboC gene encoding UbiA-like protein EboC (EboC, a homolog the polyprenyltransferase UbiA, belongs to system of proteins involved in the trafficking of precursor metabolites to an extracytoplasmic compartment so that the biosynthesis of certain natural products, such as scytonemin, can be completed.) → MLLPLLRLTRPANLITAVADVLAGMAIAGYLTLPDAAPAPVGWLSLATVGLYGGGVVFNDVFDAELDAVERPERPIPSGRVSLMAATTLGAILLAVGVVAAFMVNPLSGWLAVATGVAALVYNRFSKHHALIGPINMGLCRGLNLLLGVSVLPDQVQPWAWLGVVPVLYIGAITAISQGEVHGGNTRTLRLAGLLYGAVIAIIAAIAQSRGQLGTALPFLIIFGYYIFVPLWQAVREPIGRNIGMAVKAGVLSLIVMNAAWVAAFASFPFALLVMCLLPLSRLLARLFAVT, encoded by the coding sequence ATGCTTCTTCCCCTTCTCCGCCTGACTCGCCCGGCGAACTTGATTACCGCCGTGGCCGATGTGCTGGCGGGTATGGCAATTGCCGGTTATCTGACGCTCCCCGATGCGGCCCCGGCACCCGTGGGTTGGCTTAGCCTGGCTACGGTGGGTTTGTACGGGGGCGGGGTGGTGTTCAACGATGTGTTCGATGCCGAGCTCGATGCCGTGGAGCGGCCCGAACGGCCCATTCCGAGTGGGCGCGTAAGCCTGATGGCGGCTACCACCCTCGGCGCCATACTGCTGGCGGTTGGCGTCGTGGCCGCGTTTATGGTAAACCCTCTGTCGGGTTGGCTGGCCGTGGCTACGGGTGTGGCCGCTTTGGTGTACAACCGGTTCAGCAAGCATCACGCCCTGATTGGCCCCATCAATATGGGTTTGTGCCGGGGGCTTAATCTGTTGCTGGGCGTAAGCGTACTGCCCGATCAGGTGCAGCCGTGGGCCTGGCTGGGGGTGGTGCCGGTGCTGTACATCGGAGCTATCACGGCCATTAGTCAGGGCGAAGTACACGGGGGCAACACGCGCACGCTGCGCCTGGCGGGCCTGCTCTACGGGGCTGTCATCGCCATAATTGCCGCCATTGCCCAGTCGCGGGGGCAGTTGGGTACCGCCTTGCCCTTTCTGATTATTTTCGGGTATTACATTTTTGTGCCGCTCTGGCAGGCCGTGCGCGAGCCGATTGGCCGTAATATCGGCATGGCCGTAAAGGCAGGCGTTTTGTCGTTGATTGTGATGAATGCGGCCTGGGTAGCTGCGTTTGCTTCTTTCCCGTTTGCCCTGCTGGTCATGTGTTTGCTGCCGTTGTCGCGGTTGCTGGCGCGGTTGTTTGCGGTTACGTAG
- a CDS encoding amidase, whose protein sequence is MTVPARPAMAFDEYRQYDATALAELVRRNEVTPAELLETAIARAEAVNPQLNAIVTPLYDKGREMATQLPGVGPFRGVPFLLKDLELEWAGVPLKSGCAGYQNYVPQTDSEAVTRMKQAGLVLFGKTNTPEFGLTPYTESKLYGPARNPWSPAHSPGGSSGGSAVAVSAGIVPMASASDGGGSIRIPASSCGLFGMKPSRGRVPLGPANGEMWSGAVVNHAVTRSVRDSAALLDALSGPMTGDPYFLPNPERPFAEEATREPGQLRIGFSTEALIPSQPTHPECVRAVQDAAKLLESLGHQVEEIKLPYSKSILTEAFFTMVVSETGATLRELANYLGRPVRRDDVELNTWAIARMAEGFSAVDYAFQKRRWNELTRSMGLLHDRFDVVLTPTLPRPPIEIGLFQNTAAENRMIRLVDTLGGLKRLKGSKIMDELAEKSLGYISFTGIANMTGQPSMSVPLHWSADGLPVGTMFTAMLGDEATLFRLAGQLEKAQPWFEKVPS, encoded by the coding sequence ATGACTGTTCCTGCCCGGCCTGCTATGGCCTTCGACGAATACCGCCAATACGATGCTACGGCCCTGGCCGAGCTGGTTCGGCGCAACGAAGTAACCCCGGCCGAACTCCTCGAAACGGCCATTGCCCGTGCCGAAGCGGTAAACCCCCAACTGAACGCCATTGTAACACCGCTGTACGACAAGGGCCGTGAAATGGCTACCCAACTGCCGGGTGTCGGGCCGTTTCGGGGGGTGCCGTTTTTGCTCAAAGACCTCGAACTCGAATGGGCGGGCGTACCGCTCAAGTCGGGCTGTGCGGGGTATCAGAACTACGTGCCCCAAACCGATAGCGAAGCCGTGACCCGCATGAAGCAGGCCGGTCTGGTGCTGTTTGGTAAAACCAACACCCCTGAGTTTGGCCTTACGCCCTACACCGAGTCTAAACTGTACGGCCCGGCCCGTAATCCGTGGAGCCCGGCCCACTCGCCGGGCGGTAGCAGCGGGGGCTCGGCCGTGGCAGTCTCGGCGGGTATTGTACCGATGGCGTCGGCGAGCGACGGGGGCGGCTCCATCCGGATTCCGGCGAGTAGCTGCGGCCTGTTTGGCATGAAGCCCTCCCGTGGGCGGGTGCCCCTTGGCCCGGCCAATGGCGAAATGTGGTCGGGAGCTGTGGTGAACCATGCCGTGACCCGCTCCGTGCGCGACAGTGCGGCCCTGCTCGATGCCCTGAGCGGACCCATGACGGGCGACCCCTATTTTTTGCCCAATCCCGAACGGCCCTTTGCCGAAGAGGCCACCCGCGAGCCCGGTCAACTGCGTATTGGCTTCTCGACCGAGGCCCTGATTCCGTCGCAGCCCACACATCCCGAATGCGTCAGGGCGGTGCAGGATGCCGCCAAACTGCTCGAAAGCCTGGGGCATCAGGTCGAGGAGATCAAGTTGCCGTACAGCAAGAGTATTCTGACGGAGGCCTTTTTTACGATGGTGGTGAGCGAAACGGGCGCTACCCTGCGCGAACTGGCCAACTACCTCGGGCGGCCCGTCCGTCGCGACGATGTGGAGCTGAACACCTGGGCCATTGCACGTATGGCCGAAGGGTTTTCGGCGGTCGATTACGCGTTTCAGAAACGACGCTGGAACGAGCTGACCCGCAGTATGGGCCTGCTACACGACCGGTTCGATGTGGTGCTGACCCCTACACTGCCCCGGCCCCCTATTGAAATTGGTTTGTTTCAGAACACGGCCGCCGAAAACCGGATGATTCGGCTCGTGGATACGTTGGGTGGCCTGAAACGGCTCAAAGGCAGCAAGATTATGGACGAGCTTGCCGAAAAATCGCTTGGCTACATCAGCTTTACCGGTATTGCCAACATGACCGGGCAACCGTCGATGTCGGTGCCCCTGCACTGGTCGGCAGATGGCTTGCCGGTTGGGACTATGTTTACGGCCATGCTCGGCGATGAGGCTACGCTATTCCGGCTGGCCGGGCAGCTCGAAAAGGCGCAACCCTGGTTCGAGAAGGTACCGTCCTAA
- a CDS encoding T9SS type A sorting domain-containing protein: protein MKPFVAFSAALLLGASALCTSALSTPAMAQSKPSTEAYYEEKPRLEAVVYPAATPLKLWMNVEKEDPRARIKVELFDAQNHLLHSQTYNARVNRFNQKFDLSNMPDGRYTFRITDGNSVRERTFKLSSPGLQEQLPNRLVTLN, encoded by the coding sequence ATGAAACCGTTCGTAGCCTTCTCTGCCGCTCTGCTTTTGGGTGCATCTGCCCTGTGTACCTCTGCCCTCTCAACGCCAGCCATGGCTCAGTCGAAGCCCTCGACCGAAGCCTATTACGAAGAAAAGCCCCGCCTTGAAGCCGTTGTTTATCCGGCGGCTACCCCGCTCAAACTCTGGATGAATGTGGAAAAGGAAGACCCGCGCGCCCGTATCAAAGTGGAACTGTTCGACGCACAAAACCACTTGCTCCACAGCCAGACCTACAACGCCCGGGTAAACCGGTTCAACCAGAAATTTGACCTCAGCAACATGCCCGATGGGCGGTACACGTTCCGTATCACCGACGGGAATTCGGTTCGCGAACGGACGTTCAAACTCTCGTCGCCGGGCTTGCAGGAACAGCTGCCCAACCGATTGGTGACACTGAACTAA
- a CDS encoding RagB/SusD family nutrient uptake outer membrane protein: MKRTLVFSTLFLFFALVLVSCQDDFLERRPDDQIDAEQVFTRYVKANQLVTDIYAQVKAANRPLVYFVHFSTAPATDECEGSTVEGGITNKFNSGDWGPNAMPDRSDGGQYWNGLYSKIRQTNVFLEGVRKYKTPDNPLQEGDLDRRIGEVYFMRAYLHYLAARMYGEIVYVDRVVQATDPMNFKKESFHSIVGKIARDCDSAYARVPGLWSGTDFGRIDKGACLGLKAMARWMAATPLWNGGTLAGDTRQFKSEYSYNQTRWAQARDAAKAVLDFKADGIPRYSLYVGHDASDFKDDAGVNNNNSKVYARLWDLYHSMDAYQKEAVFFVTRDKDNNWQGDVYPPSSGGSARQMPVQEQVDEYEYIAPNGYGYPVYDSRAKADGYDDENPYESVKRDPRFYRDIVYHGSTFKGKVINTAEGSDRVGATNSTTTGYFLRKILRESWNRDKSFAINGPPVWRLPEFMYIYCEGVNETTGPNAEIADLLNQVRKRSFMAPIAPEAVSNKKLMSEYIQRERRVELFYENNRIWTTRLYLEPSAETELAKEQNWQSAGSTNDERSQKAWPYPKTQRMVNGMRPVEDPNGKIVIGTKKYKMRRFFIENRVFLAPRHYLFPIMQSELQRTPTLLQNPGW, from the coding sequence ATGAAGCGTACCCTCGTATTCTCCACCCTTTTCCTGTTCTTCGCGCTGGTACTGGTTTCGTGCCAGGATGACTTTCTCGAACGTCGGCCCGACGATCAGATTGATGCCGAACAGGTGTTTACCCGCTACGTGAAAGCCAATCAGCTGGTTACCGACATATACGCGCAGGTAAAAGCCGCCAACCGCCCGCTGGTGTATTTTGTCCACTTCTCGACCGCACCCGCGACCGATGAGTGCGAAGGATCTACGGTAGAAGGCGGTATTACGAACAAATTTAACTCGGGCGACTGGGGCCCCAACGCCATGCCCGACCGTAGCGACGGCGGACAGTACTGGAACGGTCTGTACAGCAAAATCCGGCAGACCAACGTATTTCTGGAAGGCGTTCGTAAATACAAAACCCCCGACAACCCCTTGCAGGAGGGCGATCTCGATCGACGGATTGGTGAGGTGTATTTCATGCGCGCTTACCTCCATTACCTGGCCGCCCGCATGTACGGCGAAATTGTGTACGTTGACCGGGTAGTACAGGCTACCGACCCGATGAACTTCAAGAAGGAGTCGTTTCACTCGATTGTCGGCAAAATTGCCCGCGACTGCGATTCGGCCTACGCCCGGGTGCCGGGTTTGTGGAGCGGCACCGATTTCGGCCGTATCGACAAAGGGGCTTGTCTGGGTCTGAAAGCCATGGCCCGCTGGATGGCGGCCACTCCGCTCTGGAACGGCGGTACACTGGCCGGCGATACCCGGCAGTTCAAATCGGAATACAGCTACAACCAGACCCGCTGGGCGCAGGCCCGCGATGCCGCCAAGGCCGTACTCGACTTCAAAGCCGATGGAATTCCCCGCTACAGCCTGTACGTTGGCCACGATGCGAGCGACTTCAAGGACGATGCCGGGGTGAACAACAACAACTCGAAGGTGTATGCCCGCCTTTGGGACCTGTACCACAGCATGGATGCCTACCAGAAAGAAGCGGTCTTTTTCGTGACCCGCGACAAAGACAACAACTGGCAGGGCGACGTGTACCCACCCAGTTCGGGCGGCAGTGCGCGCCAGATGCCCGTGCAGGAGCAGGTTGATGAGTACGAGTACATTGCGCCAAACGGATACGGCTACCCGGTGTACGACAGCCGCGCCAAGGCCGACGGCTACGACGACGAAAACCCCTACGAGAGCGTGAAGCGCGACCCCCGTTTCTACCGCGATATTGTGTATCACGGCTCTACGTTTAAAGGCAAGGTGATCAATACCGCCGAGGGATCGGACCGCGTGGGCGCAACCAACTCAACCACAACGGGCTACTTCCTGCGGAAAATCCTGCGCGAGTCGTGGAACCGCGACAAGAGCTTTGCCATCAACGGCCCACCCGTTTGGCGACTGCCTGAGTTCATGTACATCTACTGCGAAGGCGTGAACGAAACCACCGGCCCCAACGCCGAAATCGCCGATCTGCTCAATCAGGTACGCAAGCGGTCGTTTATGGCACCCATTGCGCCCGAGGCCGTCAGCAACAAGAAACTCATGAGCGAGTACATTCAGCGCGAGCGCCGGGTCGAGCTGTTTTACGAAAACAACCGGATCTGGACGACACGCCTGTATCTGGAGCCCAGCGCGGAAACCGAACTGGCCAAAGAGCAAAACTGGCAATCGGCTGGCAGCACCAACGATGAGCGTTCGCAAAAGGCATGGCCTTACCCCAAAACCCAACGGATGGTCAACGGAATGCGGCCTGTAGAAGACCCCAACGGCAAAATTGTGATTGGCACGAAGAAGTACAAGATGCGCCGTTTCTTTATCGAAAACCGGGTATTTCTGGCCCCACGCCACTACCTGTTCCCCATTATGCAGAGTGAGCTACAGCGTACGCCCACCCTGCTTCAAAACCCCGGTTGGTAA
- a CDS encoding alkaline phosphatase family protein: MKKTVVIDVVGLSYSLISEHTPFLKNWMATKNRATINPMLPAVTTSVQSTYITGKWPTEHGIVGNGWYDHTDAEIKFWKQSNHLVKAEKIWERARKVDPTFTVSKMFWWYNMYSSADYSVTPRPQYLADGRKMPDCYSQPADLRDRLQAELGTFPLFQFWGPGANIVSTRWIADASLLVDKWHDPTLTLIYLPHLDYCLQKFGGQDLAKIAPELKQIDDVCRDLITHYEKVGAEVMVLSEYGITPVSRPVHINRVLREADLIQVRVERGLELLDAGASRAFAVSDHQVAHVYVNDPALLPKVRALCEKTPGVELVLDREQQKAYHIDHERAGDLVLMADADSWFTYYYWLDDRVAPDFARLVDIHRKPGYDPVEMFMDPANPLIKLRAGYKLLRKKLGFRYLMDVIPLDATIIRGSHGRVGTAPEFHPVLIGNSVGTKPVSAVEVYDKIWAALGT, translated from the coding sequence ATGAAAAAGACTGTCGTAATAGATGTGGTTGGTTTGTCGTACTCGCTCATTAGCGAGCACACGCCCTTCCTCAAAAACTGGATGGCCACGAAAAATCGGGCCACGATAAATCCCATGCTGCCCGCCGTGACGACCTCGGTACAGTCTACGTACATCACGGGCAAATGGCCGACCGAACACGGTATTGTGGGCAACGGCTGGTACGATCATACCGATGCCGAAATCAAGTTCTGGAAGCAGTCGAACCATTTGGTGAAGGCCGAGAAAATCTGGGAGCGCGCCCGAAAAGTCGATCCCACGTTTACGGTCTCCAAAATGTTCTGGTGGTACAATATGTACAGCTCGGCCGATTACTCGGTTACGCCCCGGCCGCAGTACCTCGCCGACGGCCGCAAAATGCCCGACTGTTACAGCCAACCCGCCGACCTCCGCGACCGATTACAGGCTGAGCTGGGTACGTTTCCTCTTTTTCAATTTTGGGGCCCGGGTGCTAATATCGTATCGACGCGCTGGATTGCCGATGCATCACTGCTGGTCGACAAGTGGCACGACCCCACGCTGACGCTTATTTACCTGCCGCATCTGGATTATTGCCTGCAAAAGTTTGGTGGGCAGGATTTGGCTAAAATTGCGCCTGAGCTAAAGCAGATTGATGATGTTTGCCGTGACCTGATTACGCACTACGAAAAGGTGGGTGCCGAGGTCATGGTTTTGTCGGAATACGGCATCACGCCCGTGAGCCGGCCGGTGCACATCAACCGGGTCCTTCGCGAGGCCGATTTGATTCAGGTGCGTGTGGAGCGCGGGCTGGAGCTGCTCGATGCGGGGGCTTCGAGGGCGTTTGCTGTGTCGGATCATCAGGTGGCACACGTGTACGTCAACGATCCGGCCTTGCTGCCTAAAGTGAGGGCGTTGTGTGAGAAAACCCCCGGTGTGGAGCTGGTACTCGACCGCGAACAACAGAAGGCCTACCACATTGACCACGAGCGGGCCGGCGACCTCGTGCTGATGGCCGATGCCGACAGCTGGTTTACTTACTACTACTGGCTCGATGACCGTGTGGCCCCCGATTTTGCGCGGCTCGTGGATATTCACCGTAAGCCTGGCTACGACCCCGTCGAGATGTTTATGGACCCGGCCAACCCGCTCATCAAACTCCGGGCGGGCTACAAGCTGCTCCGCAAAAAACTGGGCTTTCGCTACCTGATGGATGTGATTCCGCTCGACGCTACGATTATCCGGGGCTCGCACGGGCGGGTAGGTACGGCTCCCGAATTTCATCCGGTGTTGATCGGTAACTCGGTCGGCACTAAGCCGGTATCGGCCGTGGAAGTGTACGACAAAATCTGGGCGGCTCTGGGGACCTAA
- a CDS encoding 3-dehydroquinate synthase, with translation MNQLNQSFSVRFTYSISFTDGLFDSHNTSLADFLAAQSSEASRKKLLFVIDEGVLAHFPDLGEQIRDYFAGQPNVELVDDLVTVPGGEPAKNDSALVERIIDAVDRYGIDRHSYVVGIGGGSVLDLVGYAAAIAHRGIRHIRIPTTVLSQNDSGIGVKNGVNYRGKKNFLGTFAPPVAVFNDYRFLRTLDERDWRSGMAEAVKVALIKDAPFFDWIEANALALANRNEAAMQYLVYRCAELHMNHIAGGDPFEQGSSRPLDFGHWSAHKLEQLTGFALRHGEAVAIGMALDCQYAHLLGYLADEDLNRVLAVLETLGFALYDPALDQDDSAGVLRGLGEFREHLGGRLTILLLRGIGYGEEVNEMDETLLRQAIHLLANRQPSLALD, from the coding sequence ATGAATCAACTTAATCAGTCATTCAGCGTCCGCTTTACGTACAGCATCAGCTTCACCGACGGCCTGTTTGATTCGCACAATACCTCGCTGGCCGATTTTCTGGCCGCGCAAAGCAGCGAAGCCTCACGCAAAAAGCTGCTCTTCGTGATTGATGAGGGCGTACTGGCGCACTTCCCCGATCTGGGCGAACAAATCCGGGATTATTTCGCCGGGCAACCCAACGTGGAGCTGGTCGACGATCTGGTGACGGTGCCGGGCGGAGAACCCGCTAAAAACGACTCCGCTCTGGTCGAACGCATCATCGACGCGGTGGATCGTTACGGAATCGACCGGCACTCGTACGTGGTGGGTATCGGTGGCGGGTCGGTGCTCGATCTGGTGGGCTACGCAGCGGCCATTGCGCACCGGGGCATTCGGCATATTCGGATTCCGACCACGGTACTCTCGCAAAACGATTCGGGTATTGGTGTGAAAAACGGCGTGAACTATCGGGGTAAGAAAAACTTCCTCGGCACGTTTGCTCCGCCCGTAGCCGTGTTCAATGACTACCGGTTTTTGCGGACCCTCGATGAGCGCGACTGGCGTTCGGGCATGGCCGAAGCCGTGAAAGTGGCGTTGATTAAAGATGCGCCTTTCTTCGACTGGATCGAGGCTAATGCCCTGGCCCTGGCCAACCGCAACGAAGCAGCCATGCAGTACCTGGTGTACCGCTGTGCCGAGTTGCACATGAACCACATTGCCGGGGGCGACCCGTTTGAGCAGGGGTCGTCGCGCCCGCTCGATTTTGGGCACTGGAGCGCACACAAACTCGAACAACTTACCGGTTTTGCGTTGCGGCATGGCGAGGCTGTTGCCATTGGTATGGCCCTCGATTGTCAATACGCGCACCTGCTCGGTTACCTCGCCGACGAAGACCTGAACCGGGTGCTGGCGGTTCTCGAAACACTTGGTTTCGCCTTGTACGACCCGGCCCTCGATCAGGACGACAGCGCCGGTGTGCTGCGTGGCCTGGGTGAGTTCCGCGAGCACCTTGGCGGTCGGCTGACGATTCTGCTGCTGCGGGGTATCGGCTATGGTGAGGAGGTCAACGAGATGGACGAAACGCTGCTCCGGCAGGCTATTCATCTGCTGGCCAACCGGCAACCGAGCCTGGCACTCGACTAA
- the eboE gene encoding metabolite traffic protein EboE — translation MQISLGHLGYCTNIHAGEHWVEHFAALQRAIPPLKNRLTPDAPLGLGLRLSNVASTELAVGTRVAELRQWLTETGCYVFTMNGFPFGGFHGVRVKDAVHKPDWTTPERVAYTNRLFTLLAQLQTGPLTTQPGISTSPLSYRHWFRWGDADARDAAFTQTTQNLLEVLTHLVKLEGETGLAMHLDLEPEPDGLLETADEFVHWFTDYLLPMGERHLAGQFGMSASAAGEALRRHVQLCYDVCHFAVGYERPADVLAKLKAADLRVGKIQISAALKATIPAETDGREAIRQAFAGFNEPTYLHQVVARTQTGELVRFNDLPDALAQFSETHAEWRSHFHVPIFVEDYGLLQSTQDDIREVLRLQAVTPFTDQMEVETYTWEVLPEGLKLNLVDSIERELNWVRQLVNRSAEAE, via the coding sequence ATGCAGATATCTCTCGGACACCTCGGCTATTGCACCAACATTCACGCCGGGGAGCACTGGGTTGAGCACTTTGCCGCCCTGCAACGGGCCATTCCTCCCCTCAAAAACCGACTGACGCCCGACGCTCCGCTGGGTCTCGGCCTGCGCCTGTCGAACGTAGCGAGTACCGAGCTGGCGGTCGGCACACGCGTAGCCGAGTTGCGTCAATGGCTGACCGAAACGGGCTGTTATGTGTTTACCATGAATGGGTTTCCGTTTGGCGGTTTTCATGGCGTGCGGGTCAAAGATGCGGTGCACAAACCCGACTGGACTACGCCCGAGCGGGTGGCTTACACCAATCGGCTGTTTACGCTGCTGGCACAACTGCAAACGGGGCCGCTCACTACGCAGCCCGGCATTTCGACCTCGCCCCTGTCGTACCGACACTGGTTTCGGTGGGGCGATGCCGACGCCCGCGATGCCGCGTTTACCCAAACCACGCAGAACCTGCTGGAGGTGTTGACGCACCTCGTGAAGCTGGAAGGCGAAACGGGGCTGGCTATGCACCTTGATCTGGAACCCGAACCCGATGGCCTGCTCGAAACGGCCGACGAGTTTGTGCATTGGTTCACCGACTATCTCTTGCCCATGGGCGAGCGGCATCTGGCCGGGCAGTTCGGCATGAGTGCTTCGGCTGCGGGCGAAGCGCTACGTCGGCATGTGCAGTTGTGTTACGACGTGTGCCATTTTGCGGTGGGCTATGAGCGCCCGGCCGATGTGCTGGCTAAGCTCAAAGCGGCCGATCTACGAGTCGGGAAAATTCAGATTAGTGCCGCCCTCAAAGCCACGATACCCGCCGAAACCGACGGGCGAGAGGCCATCCGGCAGGCTTTTGCCGGGTTCAACGAGCCTACGTATCTGCATCAGGTGGTGGCCCGTACGCAAACGGGCGAACTGGTTCGGTTCAATGATTTGCCCGACGCCCTGGCTCAGTTTAGTGAGACGCATGCCGAATGGCGGTCGCACTTTCACGTGCCTATTTTCGTGGAAGATTACGGCCTGCTGCAATCCACACAGGACGATATTCGGGAGGTGCTCCGGTTACAGGCCGTGACCCCGTTTACCGATCAGATGGAAGTAGAAACCTACACCTGGGAGGTACTGCCCGAAGGTCTCAAGCTAAACCTTGTCGACTCCATCGAGCGCGAACTGAACTGGGTAAGACAATTAGTGAATCGGTCCGCCGAAGCGGAGTGA